A single genomic interval of Christensenellaceae bacterium 44-20 harbors:
- a CDS encoding type III pantothenate kinase — protein MLFVIDLGNTNIKCGIFDGDKLLHSWRLGTKIDRTADELGIKVVSFFNYLGIDTEKVEDIIVSSVIPSINYTVEHMCRIYFHKKPYFVEPGIKTGINILYDNPKELGSDRIVNAVAAYVKYGGPCITVDFGTATSYGAVSAKGEFLGGAICPGVKISAEALISNTAKLPRVELTMPKNVINRNTISCMQSGLLYGYVGQVDYILRKMKAELGGSAKVVATGGLADVIAQETKTIDVIDSLLTLEGLKIIYHKNVEK, from the coding sequence ATGCTATTTGTGATAGATTTGGGCAATACCAACATCAAATGCGGTATTTTCGACGGGGACAAGCTCCTGCATTCCTGGCGGCTGGGCACTAAGATAGACCGCACGGCCGATGAGCTTGGCATCAAAGTCGTCTCGTTTTTCAATTATCTTGGCATTGATACGGAAAAGGTGGAGGATATCATCGTCTCCTCCGTCATTCCCTCCATCAACTATACAGTGGAGCATATGTGCCGCATCTATTTCCATAAGAAGCCGTATTTCGTGGAGCCGGGCATCAAAACGGGCATCAATATTCTCTATGATAACCCCAAAGAGCTGGGATCCGACCGCATCGTGAATGCGGTTGCGGCGTATGTGAAATATGGCGGCCCCTGCATCACGGTAGATTTCGGGACGGCCACTTCCTACGGCGCGGTTTCGGCCAAAGGCGAGTTTTTGGGCGGGGCCATTTGCCCGGGCGTGAAAATTTCCGCTGAAGCGCTCATCTCCAATACGGCCAAGCTGCCCCGGGTGGAGCTGACCATGCCGAAGAATGTCATCAACCGCAATACCATCAGCTGTATGCAGTCCGGCCTTTTATATGGCTATGTGGGTCAGGTCGACTATATTTTGCGCAAGATGAAGGCCGAGCTGGGCGGAAGCGCCAAAGTTGTCGCGACGGGCGGCCTGGCGGATGTGATCGCGCAGGAAACCAAAACCATCGATGTGATCGACAGCCTGCTGACTCTGGAAGGGCTGAAAATTATTTATCATAAGAATGTGGAGAAGTGA
- a CDS encoding GntR family transcriptional regulator yields MALDQNSITPLYLQLCDLILSEIKNGKYQEGDKIPSELELCEQYHLSRTTIRAAIAALAKQDILVRRQGKGTYVKQQKPVLSLPPKKQPKSTSVSSLSSGGFALESNSRLTSHISYKGLIPATKNDMIALGLRAEELVFLYANNYFVNGKPAAIEEYFFHPKYAALENFPLESESVWGILEREFHIGQISCSKKTIEIERSSKWVSSALRVNRGEPILVLRQTISEPDGTPIFRIKESILGCVYKYVV; encoded by the coding sequence ATGGCTCTAGACCAAAATTCCATCACACCGCTCTATTTGCAGCTGTGCGACCTGATTTTATCAGAAATAAAAAATGGCAAATACCAGGAGGGCGATAAGATCCCTTCGGAATTGGAGCTCTGCGAACAATATCACTTAAGCCGCACCACCATTCGCGCGGCCATCGCGGCCTTAGCGAAACAGGATATCTTGGTTCGCCGCCAGGGCAAAGGAACTTATGTCAAGCAGCAAAAGCCTGTTTTATCCTTGCCGCCTAAAAAGCAGCCGAAATCCACTTCGGTTTCCTCCCTTTCCAGCGGCGGCTTTGCGCTGGAGAGCAATTCCCGGCTCACCAGCCATATTTCCTATAAAGGACTCATCCCCGCAACCAAAAACGATATGATAGCACTGGGGCTTCGCGCGGAAGAGCTCGTCTTTTTATATGCTAATAACTATTTCGTCAACGGCAAGCCGGCGGCTATCGAGGAATATTTCTTTCATCCCAAATACGCCGCGCTGGAGAATTTTCCGTTGGAATCCGAATCTGTTTGGGGAATCCTGGAAAGAGAATTTCATATTGGGCAAATTTCCTGCTCGAAAAAGACCATCGAGATCGAGCGCTCCAGCAAATGGGTCTCCTCCGCGCTGCGTGTCAACCGGGGCGAGCCGATTTTGGTTCTGCGCCAGACCATTTCCGAGCCGGACGGCACCCCGATTTTTCGCATCAAAGAATCCATTTTAGGGTGTGTCTATAAATACGTCGTCTAA
- a CDS encoding ECF transporter S component, with protein sequence MNNRSKKLGVLVLGAVLAAVTLLLGMTPLGIIPLGFINVTIMCIPVIVGTICCGIQVGLILGAAFGIASACSAFGVSMVPTSALVSMLMAESPFEVVLMCLIPRLMLPVVVHLVHRAFAKKSEKMGKVGIGVAAAAGSLTNTILYLGIMLLLFVVNGLESAKVLAVIGGTGAIAGSLEAVAAALICYPIILAVSSISRKNK encoded by the coding sequence ATGAATAACAGAAGCAAGAAACTTGGGGTTTTGGTGCTGGGCGCGGTGCTTGCCGCCGTAACGCTGCTGCTGGGGATGACGCCGCTGGGCATTATCCCGCTGGGCTTTATCAACGTTACGATCATGTGCATCCCGGTTATCGTGGGCACAATTTGCTGCGGCATTCAGGTTGGGCTGATTTTGGGCGCGGCCTTTGGCATTGCCAGCGCGTGCTCGGCATTTGGGGTTTCCATGGTGCCAACCAGCGCGCTCGTCTCCATGCTGATGGCAGAGAGCCCGTTTGAGGTGGTGCTCATGTGCCTGATCCCGCGGCTGATGCTGCCGGTTGTCGTGCATCTGGTGCACCGGGCTTTCGCGAAGAAGAGCGAGAAGATGGGCAAAGTTGGCATTGGTGTTGCGGCCGCGGCTGGCTCGCTGACCAATACCATCCTGTATCTTGGTATCATGCTTCTGCTTTTTGTGGTCAATGGGCTGGAATCGGCAAAAGTCTTGGCAGTGATCGGCGGGACGGGCGCCATTGCCGGCTCGCTGGAAGCGGTTGCTGCGGCGCTGATCTGCTATCCGATTATCCTGGCGGTCAGCAGCATTTCCAGAAAAAATAAGTAA
- a CDS encoding homoserine dehydrogenase, whose protein sequence is MKSVKIAIMGMGTVGGGVYRLIEMEGERIAREQGICLEVKKTLALAYSVEVPEAVKAANVQEIAEDPEISIVVELMGGMEPAKTFIKTMLEAGKTVVSANKQLIANAWPELEAAAKKGGAGFYFEASVGGAIPIIRTVNTSLQANTIQSIEAIINGTTNFIMTKMCDEGGDFAEVLKEAQELGYAEADPTADVDGFDAMYKLSILSSLAFCSRMPIDKIYREGIRNVSKKDIDCIKSMGKEVKLLAIGKKDGNKVQLRVHPTIIPKEHMLATVKGSFNAVFLKCSMADDLMLYGRGAGDLPTASAVVSDVLNAATQEAPAYARFKNVEGEVDPEICFDDNWQTGYYLRVQGGDAAQKAKAALEKRGIQVAQEIALDGDLALIVEQAHEQEIQAAVQEMGGVASLLRMQ, encoded by the coding sequence ATGAAGAGTGTCAAAATTGCCATCATGGGCATGGGGACAGTGGGCGGCGGTGTTTACCGGCTAATTGAGATGGAAGGGGAGCGCATTGCCCGGGAACAGGGCATCTGCCTGGAAGTGAAAAAGACGCTGGCGCTTGCGTATAGCGTGGAAGTTCCCGAGGCCGTCAAAGCGGCGAATGTTCAGGAGATTGCAGAGGATCCGGAGATCTCCATCGTCGTCGAGCTCATGGGCGGCATGGAGCCTGCCAAGACGTTTATCAAAACCATGCTGGAGGCGGGAAAGACGGTGGTCTCGGCAAATAAACAGCTCATCGCAAATGCCTGGCCCGAGCTGGAAGCAGCAGCCAAAAAGGGCGGCGCAGGATTCTATTTCGAGGCCAGCGTGGGCGGCGCGATTCCCATTATCCGGACGGTCAACACCAGCCTTCAGGCGAATACCATTCAGTCTATCGAGGCTATTATCAACGGGACGACCAACTTCATCATGACCAAGATGTGCGATGAGGGCGGTGATTTTGCGGAGGTGCTCAAGGAGGCGCAGGAGCTCGGCTATGCCGAGGCAGACCCGACGGCAGATGTGGATGGTTTTGACGCGATGTATAAGCTCTCCATCCTCTCTTCGCTGGCGTTCTGCTCCCGGATGCCCATCGATAAGATCTACCGCGAAGGCATCCGCAATGTGAGCAAGAAGGATATCGACTGCATCAAATCGATGGGGAAGGAAGTCAAGCTTCTGGCCATCGGTAAAAAGGATGGCAACAAGGTGCAGCTGCGCGTGCACCCGACCATCATCCCCAAAGAGCATATGCTGGCGACGGTAAAAGGCTCCTTCAATGCAGTATTTTTAAAGTGCAGTATGGCAGACGACCTCATGCTCTACGGCAGAGGTGCAGGAGATTTGCCTACGGCCAGCGCAGTTGTTTCGGATGTCCTGAATGCTGCAACCCAGGAAGCACCCGCGTATGCGCGTTTTAAGAACGTGGAAGGCGAGGTCGACCCGGAGATTTGCTTTGATGATAACTGGCAGACCGGCTATTACCTGCGGGTCCAGGGCGGGGATGCCGCGCAAAAGGCGAAAGCCGCTTTGGAGAAGAGAGGGATTCAGGTTGCGCAGGAGATCGCTTTGGATGGCGATTTGGCCCTTATCGTCGAGCAGGCGCATGAGCAGGAGATTCAGGCGGCTGTGCAGGAGATGGGCGGCGTCGCATCGCTGCTGCGCATGCAATAG